In Sardina pilchardus chromosome 10, fSarPil1.1, whole genome shotgun sequence, one genomic interval encodes:
- the LOC134093517 gene encoding retinol dehydrogenase 12-like isoform X1, whose product MQNFTRAVRTFAVNHSTGIAVFTVTGLGLYSLRRWMAGGVCRSSARLDGKTVLITGANTGIGKETAVDLASRGARVILACRDLAKATFAAEDIRERSGNGNVVVKKLDLASLQSVRELAEDVLKTEDRLDILINNAGVMSCPKWQTQDGFEMQFGVNHLGHFLLTNCLLDLLKKSSPSRIVNVSSLAHERGEMYFDDINLDKDYTPQKAYKQSKLANVLFSRELSRRLQGTGVNVYSLHPGIIHTELGRHFWPKLALWKRILYQPFVLLIKTPTEGAQTTIYCAVEESLANESGLYYSDCERKPVAPQGLDDEAARRLWDVSATMAGLS is encoded by the exons ATGCAGAACTTTACGAGAGCAGTAAGGACCTTTGCTGTTAACCATTCAACTGGAATAGCAGTATTTACTgttacag GGCTGGGACTGTATTCTTTGCGCAGATGGATGGCAGGAGGGGTGTGCCGCAGCTCAGCCAGGCTGGATGGGAAGACTGTCCTAATCACAGGGGCCAACACAGGGATCGGGAAAGAGACCGCAGTTGACCTCGCAAGCAGAG GGGCCCGTGTCATCTTGGCATGTAGGGACTTAGCCAAAGCCACGTTTGCTGCAGAAGACATCAGGGAGAGAAGTGGTAATGGCAATGTGGTGGTGAAAAAGTTGGATCTTGCATCACTGCAGTCAGTTCGAGAGTTGGCCGAGGATGTGCTGAAGACAGAGGACAGACTGGATATCCTCATCAACAATGCAG GCGTTATGAGCTGTCCAAAATGGCAGACACAGGATGGCTTTGAGATGCAGTTTGGGGTCAACCACCTGGGCCACTTCCTTCTAACCAACTGCCTTTTGGACCTGCTGAAGAAATCCTCACCAAGTCGCATCGTTAATGTTTCCAGTCTGGCGCATGAAAGAG GTGAAATGTACTTTGATGACATTAATTTGGACAAAGACTACACTCCCCAGAAGGCATATAAGCAAAGTAAACTGGCCAATGTGCTGTTCTCCAGAGAGCTATCCAGGAGACTACAAG GCACTGGGGTGAATGTGTACAGTCTGCATCCGGGGATCATCCACACCGAGCTGGGCCGGCACTTCTGGCCCAAGCTGGCCCTGTGGAAGAGGATCCTGTACCAGCCGTTTGTGCTGCTCATCAAGACTCCCACAGAGGGAGCGCAGACCACCATCTACTGTGCTGTGGAGGAGAGCCTGGCCAACGAGAGTGGGCTCTactacag TGACTGTGAGCGGAAACCTGTAGCACCCCAGGGACTGGATGACGAGGCTGCCAGGCGACTCTGGGACGTGAGTGCCACCATGGCTGGACTGTCCTAA
- the LOC134093517 gene encoding retinol dehydrogenase 13-like isoform X2, whose product MAGGVCRSSARLDGKTVLITGANTGIGKETAVDLASRGARVILACRDLAKATFAAEDIRERSGNGNVVVKKLDLASLQSVRELAEDVLKTEDRLDILINNAGVMSCPKWQTQDGFEMQFGVNHLGHFLLTNCLLDLLKKSSPSRIVNVSSLAHERGEMYFDDINLDKDYTPQKAYKQSKLANVLFSRELSRRLQGTGVNVYSLHPGIIHTELGRHFWPKLALWKRILYQPFVLLIKTPTEGAQTTIYCAVEESLANESGLYYSDCERKPVAPQGLDDEAARRLWDVSATMAGLS is encoded by the exons ATGGCAGGAGGGGTGTGCCGCAGCTCAGCCAGGCTGGATGGGAAGACTGTCCTAATCACAGGGGCCAACACAGGGATCGGGAAAGAGACCGCAGTTGACCTCGCAAGCAGAG GGGCCCGTGTCATCTTGGCATGTAGGGACTTAGCCAAAGCCACGTTTGCTGCAGAAGACATCAGGGAGAGAAGTGGTAATGGCAATGTGGTGGTGAAAAAGTTGGATCTTGCATCACTGCAGTCAGTTCGAGAGTTGGCCGAGGATGTGCTGAAGACAGAGGACAGACTGGATATCCTCATCAACAATGCAG GCGTTATGAGCTGTCCAAAATGGCAGACACAGGATGGCTTTGAGATGCAGTTTGGGGTCAACCACCTGGGCCACTTCCTTCTAACCAACTGCCTTTTGGACCTGCTGAAGAAATCCTCACCAAGTCGCATCGTTAATGTTTCCAGTCTGGCGCATGAAAGAG GTGAAATGTACTTTGATGACATTAATTTGGACAAAGACTACACTCCCCAGAAGGCATATAAGCAAAGTAAACTGGCCAATGTGCTGTTCTCCAGAGAGCTATCCAGGAGACTACAAG GCACTGGGGTGAATGTGTACAGTCTGCATCCGGGGATCATCCACACCGAGCTGGGCCGGCACTTCTGGCCCAAGCTGGCCCTGTGGAAGAGGATCCTGTACCAGCCGTTTGTGCTGCTCATCAAGACTCCCACAGAGGGAGCGCAGACCACCATCTACTGTGCTGTGGAGGAGAGCCTGGCCAACGAGAGTGGGCTCTactacag TGACTGTGAGCGGAAACCTGTAGCACCCCAGGGACTGGATGACGAGGCTGCCAGGCGACTCTGGGACGTGAGTGCCACCATGGCTGGACTGTCCTAA